The Thermotoga neapolitana DSM 4359 sequence ACACCCTTTTCGAAATGAATCTCAAGGAGTGTCTCTTCATCCGGTGCCTCTTTTGGAGACACAGTCCATGTGAAGACATCTTCGTCGGGTATGTACATGGGATCTTCTAACTTTCCTGCCTCGTGGGATATGTGCATGAGATTTTCGTCCTCGCTGTATGGTCTTTTCTTGGAAACTTTAACAGGGATACCCTTTTCCCTGGCATAGTTTATCAGATCGGTCCTTCCTTTGAATCTGGAGAGAAACTCCGGATCTTTCCATGGTGATATCACTTTGAGATTTGGATTCAAAGCGGCGTAGGTGAGTTCGAATCTCACCTGATCGTTTCCTTTCCCTGTGGCACCGTGTGCGACGTACTGGGCTCCTTCTTTTTCTGCTATTTCAACCTGTCTTTTTGCGATGAGAGGTCGAGCGATCGCTGTTCCAAGAAGATACCTTCCTTCGTAGAGAGCGTTGCCAAGAAGGGCAGTGAATATGTAGTCTGTGACAAACTCTCTTCGGAGGTCTTCGATGTAGACTTTTGAAGCACCTGTTTTCAGGGCCTTTTCCTTTATGGCCTCGAAATCATCCTTCTGTCCCACGTTTGCCACATAAGCGATCACTTCAAAACCTTTTTCGCAGAGCCACTTCAAAATAACGGAAGTGTCCAGTCCTCCACTGTATGCAAGGACAACCTTTTCTTTCATAGAAAACCCTCCCTGTAATTCTTGATAGCATAATTATAGAATTTTCTGTCCTGATTTTTATGACGTGTTTTTTCACTGTAATTTTCATTTTTGTAAAT is a genomic window containing:
- a CDS encoding argininosuccinate synthase — encoded protein: MKEKVVLAYSGGLDTSVILKWLCEKGFEVIAYVANVGQKDDFEAIKEKALKTGASKVYIEDLRREFVTDYIFTALLGNALYEGRYLLGTAIARPLIAKRQVEIAEKEGAQYVAHGATGKGNDQVRFELTYAALNPNLKVISPWKDPEFLSRFKGRTDLINYAREKGIPVKVSKKRPYSEDENLMHISHEAGKLEDPMYIPDEDVFTWTVSPKEAPDEETLLEIHFEKGVPVKVVNLKDGTEKTDPLELFEYLNEIGAKNGVGRLDMVENRFIGIKSRGVYETPGATILWIAHRDLEGITMDKEVMHLRDMLAPKFSELIYNGFWFSPEMEFLLAAFKKSQENVTGKVIVSVYKGNVMPVARYSPCSLYNPELSSMDVEGGFDATDSKGFINIHALRLKVYRLTKKGYEK